TATTGGAAGAAACCGGTGAAATACAGGACTGCGAGCACCAGACCAACCAATCCCACGCCAACGACCGGGTAAACCCAGATCGGGATACCCGACTTGACCTCCGACTCGGGCTCCGGCGTCGGTTCGAACTGACGCGCCAGTTTGTCCTTGCGGTGTTGTTCGAACTGATCCCAGTCGTAAAGGAATTCTTCACAACTGTGATAGCGAAGAGCCACGCGAATTGCCAGCAATCGCTTGAGCATTTCGATTATATCGGTGGGGATATGCCCCTTGAGGTCGTTGACCACCAGGTTATTGGACTTATCGTAAGATGGATTGCGATTGGTCAGAAGTTGATGAAAGATAACTCCCAATCCGTAAATATCTCCCTGACGGGAGTTCTTGCGTTCCGGCGGTGAATACCAGTTCCGTTTGCGGGCGTTGTCGTAATGTATCGGCATCCCGAAGTCGGAAATCGCTACCTCGTCGTTGGCGCGGAAAAGGATATTCGACGGTCTCAGGTTGCCGTGAACGATATTGTTTTTATGAGCATGATCGAGGCCGGCCGCTACCTGCAGGATCGTCTCACAGGCTTTTTCCCATTCATGTGGGCGTACCATCCGGTCGGCCAGGGAACCGCCCTGGGCATACTCGGCGATAATAACGGTCGATTTGTTGTCGCCGCCGGCGCCGATGATATCGATGATGTTCTTGTGACGAAGTTTCTTCAGCAGGGTGGCTTCTTTGCGACCAGCCGTTCCCTTGGCGTGTTTCTTGATCACGTATAGCTTCTTGTTCAACTTGTTTTCGACCAGAATGGTCGAACTGAACCTGGTTTCCTTGATCGTGTCGAGATAGCGACATTTACCCAGGAAACTGTCCGAGCCGGTAACGCTGAAATCTTCTTTCTTGGTCTGATTTTGCTCGGTGCCCATGGCGTCCAGGATAGCGTCTTTTAGCTCCACAGCCGACTGGTAACGATCTTTCGGCTCGGACGCGAGACATCGCTGCACGATCTCATCGAAACGTTTGTCGATAGTCGCGTCGGCCTCCGACGGCAATTTGAAATGCCCGAGCGGCTTCTTGCCGATCAGTACCTCATACAGCATGATGCCGGTAGCATAAATATCGGTGGTATGGTCGACGTTGGTGGAACTGACCTTCTGCTCCGGCGACATATAGGCCAGGGTACCCATGACGACATCGGTGGCGGTGACCTCGGTATCGGCAGCGCCGACGATCTGGGCAATTCCGAAATCAGCTACCTGTGCGTTTCCCTGACGGTCGATCAGGACATTGGCGGGTTTGATATCCCGATGAATCACCCCGTTCTTGTGGGCATAATCCAACGCTTTGCAGACCTGGACAATCATCTCGAGCTTGGTCGAACGGGAAACCCGGTCGCTCTCAATCACCTCTTTAAGGGAGGTGCCGTTGACATACTCCATGACGAAGAAATAGCGGTCTCCGGCCTGGCCTTTGTCGATGATATGCACGATGTTGGGATGATTGAGCTTGGCCACCACCAGCGATTCCCGCTGAAAACGACGAACGATATCCGGATCTTTGGAAAGTTTGGAGTTAAGGATCTTGATCGCCACATCGCGGTCAAGGGACTCCTGGTGAGCGCGGTATATCTCAGCGATACCACCCTGGCCGATTTTACCGGTCAGCAGGTATTCGCCGATTTTAACCTGCTTTTTTTCCTGAACTGCTACAGTCATTGGTCTCTTTTCGCCAAAAAAAATCAGGGACAGGCCGTTTAGGCCCGTCCCTGTTTAGATCGGCAAAAGGGGGAGCAATCCTTATTTCAGCAGCATCATTTTCTTGGTCTGTGATCCTTCAGGACTGGTGATTCGATAGAAGTAAACACCGCTGGGCTGACTGTCGCCGTCAAACTCGACCTGGTGTGATCCAGCCTGGAGATTGGCGTCAACCAGCGTTACGACCCGCTGACCGAGGATATTGTAAACCTCAAGCAGGGTATGTCCGGCTCTCGGGAGTGAAAACTCGATCGTAGTAATCGGATTGAACGGATTTGGATAGTTCTGGGACAGGGCAAACTCGCCGGGGAGACCCTCTACTACGTCATCATCGACGGCCGTCGGGAGACTGACGATAACCGCACCTGGTTCAAAACCGGCCGGCTGATACATAGTACCATCGGGATCGGAAAAACCAACGCCGGTCCAATAAAGACTGGTGGGTGTGTAAAGCGAATCGAGGCCGATCGTTCCTTCGGGAGCAGCGGCCGACAGGGTGAAGAAAATCGTAGCCAGGATACCGCTGGTGGAAGTGATCGTGGAAATAGGGTAGGTGTCGATATTCGGGTAGTAGACAAATGACAGGGTGTCGGAGTTGTTGTCGATATGTTCGGCGGTGGACATCGTCGTCGGTTTGAGTGAGCCGACATACGAGATCGAATCGACCGTCAAATAGGAACTTTCGAACTGAATCGGGATCTGCAAACCGGCAATTTCCAGGTTATTGTTGGTAATTCGAACCGGCACGCCAAAATGATCGCCCGCCTGAACCACGACCGTATCGATCGAGATTACTCCGTTGAAAGTCGGAAACTGAGCCATAGCCAACCCCGGAAGAGTCAGCAAGGCCAGGATCATGACACCGATAGCTTTGTACCTCATACACTAATCCTTTCTATCGCACTTACAAACGTTATATCCGAATCTATATTGTGTGAGGCCGCCGAGGCAGTCCCGTGTGCTTGTCGATCTTCCTTAATGCAAACATCATGCCTTTCTGAGTAGCCTTGATATAGACTTGTCGAGAGCGGAGTTAACTACTGTTTTAACGAGGTAAGTCGCGAGGCGTCAGTTGGTTATGCTTTCTATAAGGAACTTCAATGTCGTTGTTCAAATTTTGCACAGCATCGTTAATGCGCATTAGCTTGCATTCTACATAAAAGAAAGCCGGGATACTGCATATCCCGGCTTGAAAGTGAGAGCATGTTTTCTGTAAACGGTGTTAGTATTTACCAATCGGTTTTAATGTTTACGAACATGGTACGGTTATCGCGCCAGATAAAGAAAATAATTTCGGGAGGTTTATTGGCTTCGACAGCTTCCATCGCCTCAGCCATATCGTCGACTGAGTAAATGTCATGGCTGTCGATACGCTGAATGACATCCCCGTAATGAAGCCCGCCTACTTCTGCGATACCACCCTGACGCAGTTCCGAGATAAAGACCCCCTTCAGTGTTTCCGGATTCTGATTGAAGAACATGTAATCATCGAAAACCAGATCGCGTACTTTGAATTCCAGCGCATCGCTTTCATACTCCGGAGCATCGGTTGCTCCGAGGGGGGCTTCGGCTAGGGTTACGGCCATTTGTAACGTATCCAAACCGGCGCCGTTGGGCCGTAGTAGGGTAAACTCCAGCGCGGTGCCCGGTCCCAATTCGGAAATAGCGCGACGGAACAATCGGGTATTTTCTTCGCGATTGACCTCTATCGGCTGACCGTTCAGTTCGACGATAATATCACCGACTTCGAGTCCGGCCTCTTCAGCGGGGGAGTCTTTGACCACTTCATTGACGATTATCCCGCCTTTGCCGTCAATGCCCCAGAAGTCCGCCATGTCGTCGGTTAAGGCCTGAAGCCTGATGCCCAACCAGCCGCTACTGACTTCGCCTTTACGGGGCGGATCATTGATCAGTTTAGTCAGACGGTCACCGGTGAGAACGCCCAGTAACGGCATGGCGTATTGACTCATGGATTCGGCAATGCCTCCATCCGGTGCGGTGTCCGAGGGATCGACGAGCAATCCCAGAATGCCGACCGCATTTAACTTCTCATCGTACAGGACCGAAGCCATTTCCACCTGACTGAACCCGACCGTCAGAGCGAATGATTCCGGGGCTTTTACCAACGCCGAGATCATTCCGACATCGGCAGCGATAGGCGGATCAATGAAGTCCGGAAGAATCATATAAAGCCCCAGCCAGTCGCCGACAGCGAATTTCGGGTTATCTTTGAACTGAACCGGTTCGAAATCCCAGCCTTCTGTGCTGACCGGTTTTATAAAACCAATCCGGGTGTATTGGTCGGTCCCGATATACTCCGCCTCAATACGCTGGCCGGATAGTGTTACCAACTCCACGCTGGTAGGTTCGGCCTTTACACTTATCCCGGTGAATGCGGCCATTCCATTATCACCCAGCAGATCGGTTCCGTCGAAGATCACCAGACCATCTTTGGTCACCACCGTGCCCAGGTATTGACCTTTTTGTTCGGCGGAGTGAATCCCGAACGAAACCTCGATCGACATATCGATAATAACCGTATAGCGTGGTATACGCTGTTCCAACTGCTCAAAATTGAGATCCTGAGCCACAGCCGCAGAAACCGCACAACCCGCCAGTAAGAAAACCAGAACTGCGAAAATCCCTTTTGCTCTCATGCCCACACCATTATTCATTGGTCTGTTCTCCCTCCTCCTCTTCTTCGGTTTTCACCAAAATGAATCTTGTCGCACCGCCCTGTTTAACCGTCATTAGCAACCGCGGGGTAGTATTAGCTCGATATTCTTCATAGAGTGTCTCGAACTGCTCCAAATTGCCAATAATCTCGTTGTTGATTCGGAGGATGACATCACCTCGACTCAGGCCGCCTTCATCAGCGGAGGACATCCGCTTTACGCCGACCACAAACACACCGGCAGTATCATCCAGTTGGTATTCAAGGGCCATCTGCCGGGTGATGGCTTTAACGGCGAACCCCCAGCCCTTGGCTTCGAAATCATCTCCCTGCAACTCGCCCAATTGGCGTGTCGTAACTGAAAAATGATACTTCTGATCTCCTCGCAGTACTTCGAGTAAGACCTGATCCCCCGGTTTATGGCTGGCGATGCGGTTGTAAAACGCCGGGAGTTCCTCTACGAATCGGGCTGAAACAGGCACCGAATCCATTTGCAGAATAACATCGCCGGCCTTCAAAAAAGCCTCATCGGCCGGAGAACCGGGATCGACCGAGGCGATCAACACGCCGGAGTTGCGGTCGGTGCCGAAGTATTTCTCCATCTCTTGCATCGCCTGACAGTGTAGACCGATCCAGCTTCGGGTAACGACGCCGTCGGCCATCAGGGCCTGTGTTACGTTCCGAACGATATTGACCGGAATGGCAAAACCGATGTTGTTCGCGAACAGCGTCGCTCGCGAGTTGATACCGACCACCCGGCCCTCCAGATCGACCAGCGGCCCGCCTGAATTGCCGGGATTGATGGCGGCATCGGTTTGGATCCAAAGGTTGTAACGTCCGGTTCTTTCGCCGGTAGGAAGGCGGACATCGGCTGAAAAATAACGATCCTTGGTCGAGATAACTCCGGCCGAGACCGAACGCGACAACGACAACGGCGAACCCATAGCCAGAACGTATTGACCAACCTGAACGGAATCGGAATTGCCGAATTCGGCCACCGGTACGACGCCGTGATATTCTTCGAGATTGAGTTTGATCACCGCGAGATCGGTCATCGGATCACCACCGACAAACTCGGCCGTTACCTGTTCCCGGTCGTACATGGTGCAGATAATGCGCTCGGCTTTTCCGGCGACGTGATAGTTCGTGACGACATAGCCATCCGGATGGAAAATTACTCCGGAACCGACCACCGACTGCTTTTCCAACTCACCGGTGAAATAGTTGGTCACTACCGGTTGAATATGCACCACCGCCGGCATGACTTTGTCGCGAGCCATGAATATCTGTTCCTGGAGGCTGGTAGCTCCAAAAACTGTAGGGGAAACTGCTATCAGAACAACGAGCAAGAGCAGAGTTGATTTCATTTTGTATCCTTCAATGTTCCTTTCCAAGGCTTTTAACAGAGTAAACGGATTAGAGTTCTTCACATAAACAAGAAAAAGAGACAGGAGCCACTAAAAACAAAGGCAGAGAAGAATGGGGAAGGAAAGCAACACCCTTTTATAAAATTGAAATGATCGCTCGTGATGCGGGCTTATTATAGAAGTCGTATGTCGTTCGAGCATCGGTCACAACACGATTAAATGCAACGACACCGGGCTGCCTGCTATGCCATGATAGAGTTCTTTGATACGTAGTTGCTGGGCTTGTTTCACCGGCGAGACTATCAAGTTAAGCTCAAAAAAAAGGCCCGGATTTGGCCCGGGCCCGGCGCATGTATGCTAATTGATCTTTACAGGTTATTTGAAATAGATATCTATCGATCCCATGCCCACATCCAGGTCGAGAGCAATGCTCGTGCGGGCGTTTTCGAAATCGTCGCTTTCCCATACACCGTCATCGACTTCTTCCAGATCATCACCGTGGAAGTCGATCGATGAAAACCAGCCATCATCGTCGGAAGTGATCTGGACCGGGATACCCTTGGGCAGCGTCAACTCGCAGGAACCGAGACCGATATCTATAGTCACTTCACAAAGCCCTTCGTAGTTGTCGCCTCGAAAATCCAACTCGAAAGAACCGGCGCCACCGTCAAAATCGAACTCCTCGAAACCGGAGTTGCCGATATTGTTTATTTCTACCGAGGCCGCACCGGCGTCGACCGAGAACATTCTCAAACGTTCCGGATTCTTGTCGCTGAACTCAATAACTCCGGAGGCAGCGCCGACATCGAGACTCAGTTCGACCAGCGGTAATCCTCCAAGCTCCATCTTGGCGTCGCAGGCGCCGATATCCATTTCCATTTCGATGGGGTATCGTTTGGAGAGCTTGAGATCCCAGAGATTGTCTTCCGTGTCGATATCACGCTTGGTCAACCGTTCGGTTTCCATATAGAGGGAGCCGGTCGAACCGTGTAGTTTATAGTCTATGTCATAATCCACCCGACGGGTATCGTATTCCAGATGCAGCTTGGCTGCTTCCGACATGTCCTCCGGATCGATGGTCAACTCACCTGCGGCAAAATCTATAGTGATATCCAGCTTTTTAGCGCCTTCAGCCTCTATCGTTCGGTCTACAGTCTCAATCGAGCGGGCTGCCGTCAGGCCGGCGCAAATCAGAATCGTCGAGAGTATTGCAGCCGTTTTAGTCATTGTCTCGCTCCTTGTTGTTCGTTGCCTTTTTCTGACTATAGATACGATTTTGCTCCGATGAGGTTTCACTATTCGATTCGCCGTTCCGGTCGGAGGTTGGCGGCGGTTCCGGGATTGGCGGCGGCGCCGGCGGCGGAGCCGGGTGATATCGACTGGGTTGTGATCCGATGTGTGGACGATGTCCGAATCGGGTTAGCGCCAATGCCCCGATACCGGTCAGGGTTGGGTAAATCGATATCAGAATTGCCAGTACCAGCCCGAAGATTCCCAAACCGTGGAGGAAGGAACTCGACGAGCCGAGCAGAAGCGCCACGATATTCCAGAGGAGCATGACGGCCAGAACACCGATCAGCGCTCTATAGACGAGCGAACGTTCGCCCAGGCCGAAGCGATGCGTAAGATAATTGCCGAAGTTGATCCCGAAAGAGACTGCACCGGCCACGATCGCTGCAATGTAGGCGAAGGGCAATAACGGCAAGAGCAGAATTCCGACCAGTGTAATGATCAAAATCACCGGCGCCATGATCAAGATAAATAGCCCCAGGAAGAATGTCTTGACGCGATTGTGATTGATGCAGTCATGGATATTCATGGTCAGACGCGGGGTAAGTGAGACCATGAGGAAACTGAGCAGGAGGATAAAAACCGACAGCGAGATGGCGACAATAAGGCCGGAGGCCGAAAACGGTACTTTTAGATCGGAAAATTCAAGCGGGGAGTCGGTTTCGAGGATCGTTCCGAGCACCTGTCCGCCTTCCTGAATTACTACCTCAGGGGCGTAAACGTCGCCGTCAACCCGGCCGGTCTTCGTGACAAGTACCCGCTTTTGGTGCGAGATTACATCCCCTTTGGCCCAACCCTTAACGGTAACCCGACCGAAAACCTCGATGTCTTCATCGACATATTCGTCGTAGGCGATTGTCACCGGTGTTTTACTGAATAGATCCACCTCGCGTCGTTCGGTGCAGCGTTCCTCGACCGCTTCCGGTCCGTCATCGCCATCGTGTTGCTCGCCATCCTGTATTGTCGAAGTCTGAGCGCGGTCGGGAGGGCCAACATACCATTCCTCGAACTCGAAGTCGTAATGCCATTGGCGACCGGAGGTGTCATAGGCGGTAACGTTATTGCCGTTAAGCTGGATTTCGTTGAAGATCGAATCCGTGGTGAGAAACTCGAACGTTTCCGTGGTGTCTATAAAAGTCTCCACGGAATCCTGGGCTGGTACTGTCACAGCGGACAGCCAGCCTAAAGCCAGTATGGCCAGGCAAGTTCGATACATTACACCAACTTCCTATGTTCGGCGCCGGTTTTTAGAAACCGGCTACCATGACATCGCCGGAAACCGACGAAATCTCAATCCGCGGACCACCGGCCCCGAATGCTCCGGCCAGCTTGGTTCGACTGGCCGA
This is a stretch of genomic DNA from Candidatus Zixiibacteriota bacterium. It encodes these proteins:
- a CDS encoding protein kinase, producing MTVAVQEKKQVKIGEYLLTGKIGQGGIAEIYRAHQESLDRDVAIKILNSKLSKDPDIVRRFQRESLVVAKLNHPNIVHIIDKGQAGDRYFFVMEYVNGTSLKEVIESDRVSRSTKLEMIVQVCKALDYAHKNGVIHRDIKPANVLIDRQGNAQVADFGIAQIVGAADTEVTATDVVMGTLAYMSPEQKVSSTNVDHTTDIYATGIMLYEVLIGKKPLGHFKLPSEADATIDKRFDEIVQRCLASEPKDRYQSAVELKDAILDAMGTEQNQTKKEDFSVTGSDSFLGKCRYLDTIKETRFSSTILVENKLNKKLYVIKKHAKGTAGRKEATLLKKLRHKNIIDIIGAGGDNKSTVIIAEYAQGGSLADRMVRPHEWEKACETILQVAAGLDHAHKNNIVHGNLRPSNILFRANDEVAISDFGMPIHYDNARKRNWYSPPERKNSRQGDIYGLGVIFHQLLTNRNPSYDKSNNLVVNDLKGHIPTDIIEMLKRLLAIRVALRYHSCEEFLYDWDQFEQHRKDKLARQFEPTPEPESEVKSGIPIWVYPVVGVGLVGLVLAVLYFTGFFQ
- a CDS encoding T9SS type A sorting domain-containing protein; the encoded protein is MRYKAIGVMILALLTLPGLAMAQFPTFNGVISIDTVVVQAGDHFGVPVRITNNNLEIAGLQIPIQFESSYLTVDSISYVGSLKPTTMSTAEHIDNNSDTLSFVYYPNIDTYPISTITSTSGILATIFFTLSAAAPEGTIGLDSLYTPTSLYWTGVGFSDPDGTMYQPAGFEPGAVIVSLPTAVDDDVVEGLPGEFALSQNYPNPFNPITTIEFSLPRAGHTLLEVYNILGQRVVTLVDANLQAGSHQVEFDGDSQPSGVYFYRITSPEGSQTKKMMLLK
- a CDS encoding PDZ domain-containing protein yields the protein MNNGVGMRAKGIFAVLVFLLAGCAVSAAVAQDLNFEQLEQRIPRYTVIIDMSIEVSFGIHSAEQKGQYLGTVVTKDGLVIFDGTDLLGDNGMAAFTGISVKAEPTSVELVTLSGQRIEAEYIGTDQYTRIGFIKPVSTEGWDFEPVQFKDNPKFAVGDWLGLYMILPDFIDPPIAADVGMISALVKAPESFALTVGFSQVEMASVLYDEKLNAVGILGLLVDPSDTAPDGGIAESMSQYAMPLLGVLTGDRLTKLINDPPRKGEVSSGWLGIRLQALTDDMADFWGIDGKGGIIVNEVVKDSPAEEAGLEVGDIIVELNGQPIEVNREENTRLFRRAISELGPGTALEFTLLRPNGAGLDTLQMAVTLAEAPLGATDAPEYESDALEFKVRDLVFDDYMFFNQNPETLKGVFISELRQGGIAEVGGLHYGDVIQRIDSHDIYSVDDMAEAMEAVEANKPPEIIFFIWRDNRTMFVNIKTDW
- a CDS encoding trypsin-like peptidase domain-containing protein gives rise to the protein MKSTLLLLVVLIAVSPTVFGATSLQEQIFMARDKVMPAVVHIQPVVTNYFTGELEKQSVVGSGVIFHPDGYVVTNYHVAGKAERIICTMYDREQVTAEFVGGDPMTDLAVIKLNLEEYHGVVPVAEFGNSDSVQVGQYVLAMGSPLSLSRSVSAGVISTKDRYFSADVRLPTGERTGRYNLWIQTDAAINPGNSGGPLVDLEGRVVGINSRATLFANNIGFAIPVNIVRNVTQALMADGVVTRSWIGLHCQAMQEMEKYFGTDRNSGVLIASVDPGSPADEAFLKAGDVILQMDSVPVSARFVEELPAFYNRIASHKPGDQVLLEVLRGDQKYHFSVTTRQLGELQGDDFEAKGWGFAVKAITRQMALEYQLDDTAGVFVVGVKRMSSADEGGLSRGDVILRINNEIIGNLEQFETLYEEYRANTTPRLLMTVKQGGATRFILVKTEEEEEGEQTNE
- a CDS encoding toast rack family protein, yielding MTKTAAILSTILICAGLTAARSIETVDRTIEAEGAKKLDITIDFAAGELTIDPEDMSEAAKLHLEYDTRRVDYDIDYKLHGSTGSLYMETERLTKRDIDTEDNLWDLKLSKRYPIEMEMDIGACDAKMELGGLPLVELSLDVGAASGVIEFSDKNPERLRMFSVDAGAASVEINNIGNSGFEEFDFDGGAGSFELDFRGDNYEGLCEVTIDIGLGSCELTLPKGIPVQITSDDDGWFSSIDFHGDDLEEVDDGVWESDDFENARTSIALDLDVGMGSIDIYFK
- a CDS encoding polymer-forming cytoskeletal protein, which encodes MYRTCLAILALGWLSAVTVPAQDSVETFIDTTETFEFLTTDSIFNEIQLNGNNVTAYDTSGRQWHYDFEFEEWYVGPPDRAQTSTIQDGEQHDGDDGPEAVEERCTERREVDLFSKTPVTIAYDEYVDEDIEVFGRVTVKGWAKGDVISHQKRVLVTKTGRVDGDVYAPEVVIQEGGQVLGTILETDSPLEFSDLKVPFSASGLIVAISLSVFILLLSFLMVSLTPRLTMNIHDCINHNRVKTFFLGLFILIMAPVILIITLVGILLLPLLPFAYIAAIVAGAVSFGINFGNYLTHRFGLGERSLVYRALIGVLAVMLLWNIVALLLGSSSSFLHGLGIFGLVLAILISIYPTLTGIGALALTRFGHRPHIGSQPSRYHPAPPPAPPPIPEPPPTSDRNGESNSETSSEQNRIYSQKKATNNKERDND